A single window of Crassostrea angulata isolate pt1a10 chromosome 8, ASM2561291v2, whole genome shotgun sequence DNA harbors:
- the LOC128157651 gene encoding uncharacterized protein LOC128157651 gives MKAERQHTIITRQIMDPRTSAQDVHRCDLCETAIVHSYCDFCHVNLCMSCIGKHISDGYDKHKIVPFQERRSTLVYPKCRTHPQKNCDLLCKNCDNVFVCSSCTASEQHREHLFVDVTEVYKTKKNNIEKDTEELKNLISPKYKEIAMDLENQLANLDGGYEKLTTTMSKQGEQWHREIDIVINKMKTDISDIKEKHKDILQKHLDEIKQIQSLIKQTLLALKEIEKSTAVAPTIEYNSKIREFSKLPPKLQVKLPTYIPKPIDREKLYSLFGQITPLSTATKENVLSQNQPNTLVRELLDEPELVATIQTGYKELLGVTCLDEDGVWTHGFTKKIKCFNINGSLLQTIGTKSGKRPNDIVVNSDGDLLYSDWKTRTVNKVKNGQIEELIRLQGWAPFNLCVTSTGDLLVTMYSNDKTQSKVVRYSGSTEKQTIQFDDEGKPLYSGNSYEKYITENRNHDICVTDHEAGAVVVVYQDGKLRWRYTVHPSATKNKPFNPYGITTDSQSRILTADIYNHCIHILDQNGQFLRYIDNCGLEAPFGLCVDNNDNLFVCEYYKGNVKKIKFLR, from the coding sequence GTGCCCAGGATGTGCAccgatgtgacctttgtgagaccgccatagtacacagctactgtgacttttgtcatgtCAACCTTTGTATGTCATGTATAGGCAAACACATCTCAGATggatatgacaaacataaaattgtccCATTCCAAGAACGAAGATCAACCCTCGTTTATCCAAAATGTAGGACACATCCACAAAAAAATTGCGATTTGCTGTGCAAGAATTGCGACAACGTATTTGTTTGTTCCTCTTGTACTGCCTCTGAACAACACAGGGAACATTTATTTGTAGATGTTACAGAGGTTTACAAgacaaagaaaaacaatatcGAAAAAGACACAGaggaattaaaaaatcttatttctcctaaatataaagaaattgcAATGGACTTGGAAAATCAGCTTGCCAACCTGGATGGAGGATATGAGAAACTTACAACAACAATGTCTAAACAAGGAGAGCAGTGGCACAGAGAAATCGACATCgttatcaacaaaatgaaaactgatATCAGCGACATTAAAGAGAAACACAAAgacattttacagaaacatttggatgaaatcaaacagatacagtctctgataaaacaaacattacTTGCCTTAAAAGAAATTGAGAAATCTACTGCAGTAGCTCCTACCATTGAATACAACTCAAAGATCAGAGAATTTAGCAAACTTCCACCCAAGCTTCAAGTAAAACTGCCAACATACATTCCAAAACCGATAGACAGGGAGAAGCTTTATAGTTTGTTTGGACAGATCACCCCATTATCAACTGCTACAAAAGAAAATGTCTTGTCACAGAACCAACCCAACACTTTAGTCAGAGAACTACTGGATGAGCCAGAGCTTGTTGCCACAATACAGACTGGGTATAAAGAACTACTCGGTGTTACCTGTCTAGATGAAGACGGTGTATGGACGCATGGATTcaccaaaaaaatcaaatgcttTAACATTAATGGTTCACTTCTCCAAACAATCGGGACAAAATCAGGAAAAAGGCCCAATGACATAGTTGTAAACAGTGATGGGGATTTACTGTACTCTGACTGGAAAACTAGGACAGTGAACAAAGTAAAGAATGGACAGATAGAAGAGTTGATCAGATTACAGGGATGGGCGCCCTTTAATCTGTGTGTCACCTCTACTGGTGATCTCCTAGTTACTATGTACAGTAATGATAAAACTCAATCCAAAGTTGTCCGTTACTCAGGATCtacagagaaacaaacaattcagtTTGATGATGAAGGTAAACCTCTGTACTCGGGGAATAGTTATGAGAAATATATCACAgagaacagaaaccatgacatctGTGTAACTGACCATGAGGCTGGTGCAGTTGTCGTGGTTTATCAGGACGGGAAACTCAGATGGAGATACACTGTTCATCCCTCAGCTACCAAGAACAAACCATTTAATCCCTATGGTATTACAACAGACAGTCAGAGTCGCATCCTGACAGCAGACATTTACAACCATTGTATCCACATTCTGgatcagaatggacagtttctccGTTACATTGATAATTGTGGTCTGGAGGCTCCTtttggtttatgtgtggacaataATGACAATCTGTTTGTGTGCGAGTATTACAAAggcaatgtaaaaaaaatcaaatttttaagatAG